A genomic region of Photobacterium swingsii contains the following coding sequences:
- a CDS encoding response regulator transcription factor: protein MTRVLLIEDDRDLAETLLQLMEFENMVPDYASNGAAGLNLAQTNRYDVLVLDIGLPKMDGLSLCKQLRQEGCQTPILFLTARGSIDDKLEGFASGGDDYLAKPFDNRELLARIMVLSGRRSSQSPVIKIDDLELDNSAHKVVRGDHTIKLTPASFTILEVLMRASPNVVSREDLESALWGDDAPNSNTLKAHIYYLRKSLEQAPGVKLLHTIAGKGWVLKPE, encoded by the coding sequence ATGACTCGAGTGTTATTGATTGAAGATGATCGTGATCTTGCAGAAACGTTACTGCAGCTCATGGAGTTTGAAAACATGGTACCCGACTACGCAAGTAACGGTGCTGCGGGCCTAAACCTTGCTCAAACTAATCGTTACGATGTATTAGTGCTTGATATTGGCTTGCCAAAAATGGATGGACTGAGTTTGTGTAAACAACTCCGTCAGGAAGGTTGCCAAACTCCTATTTTATTTTTAACGGCGCGCGGCAGTATTGACGACAAACTCGAAGGGTTTGCCTCTGGTGGTGATGATTATTTAGCAAAACCTTTTGATAACCGTGAATTGCTGGCGCGTATCATGGTGTTATCTGGGCGTCGTAGTAGTCAAAGCCCTGTGATTAAAATTGATGATTTAGAGCTTGATAACAGTGCCCATAAAGTTGTTCGAGGTGATCACACCATCAAATTAACACCTGCGTCTTTTACTATTCTCGAAGTTTTAATGCGCGCAAGCCCCAATGTAGTTAGCCGCGAAGATCTAGAAAGTGCACTATGGGGAGATGACGCTCCAAATAGCAATACGCTCAAAGCACACATTTATTACTTACGTAAATCCTTAGAGCAAGCACCAGGCGTAAAGCTATTACATACTATTGCGGGTAAAGGCTGGGTTCTCAAACCAGAGTAA
- a CDS encoding prepilin-type N-terminal cleavage/methylation domain-containing protein — MKSKGFTLIELVVVIVILGILAVTAAPRFLNAQRDARIATLNGFKGAFYAADGIVMSKAMTAGIESAMYDTEIPNTGIYVRQGVMSLNAKNIAASMNIDGFTIIDHGTTDMPSVYVVLDYNKVENGFPSERCLLLISRGVTTASYPKPLLPLKILLDDSEC; from the coding sequence TTGAAAAGTAAAGGTTTCACGCTTATCGAGCTGGTTGTTGTCATCGTTATTCTTGGTATTTTAGCGGTTACTGCCGCTCCACGCTTTTTAAATGCACAACGAGATGCACGAATTGCAACCCTCAATGGCTTTAAGGGCGCATTTTACGCCGCGGACGGCATTGTTATGTCAAAAGCAATGACAGCTGGTATTGAAAGCGCTATGTATGATACCGAAATTCCCAATACAGGTATTTATGTCCGCCAAGGCGTGATGTCGCTCAATGCTAAAAATATTGCGGCTTCCATGAATATCGACGGTTTCACTATTATTGATCATGGCACCACGGATATGCCCTCGGTGTATGTGGTACTTGATTATAATAAAGTTGAAAACGGTTTCCCAAGCGAACGGTGCCTGCTGCTGATTTCTCGTGGGGTGACTACCGCCTCTTATCCAAAGCCTTTGTTGCCTTTAAAAATATTGCTAGATGATAGTGAGTGTTGA